A stretch of Cicer arietinum cultivar CDC Frontier isolate Library 1 chromosome 5, Cicar.CDCFrontier_v2.0, whole genome shotgun sequence DNA encodes these proteins:
- the LOC101508878 gene encoding mitochondrial import receptor subunit TOM20: MEFSQQDFDRLLLSEHTRKTAEENYAQNPLDGDNLTKWGEALIELSAFQNPRDSKKMIEDALSKLEEALLINPTKHYTLWCLGNAHTSCGFLTPDISDAQGDFDKAYEYFQKAVDVDPENGLYRKSLEVALKAPELHMEIHRNGLGLGQMSHEGSFASSKEKESKKQRSSEFKYDVFGWIILAVGIVAWVGMAKSHVPPPPPR, translated from the exons ATGGAGTTTTCTCAACAAGACTTTGATCGGTTACTTTTATCCGAGCACACTCGAAAAACCGCTGAAGAAAACTATGCTCAAAATCCTCTTGATGGTGAT AATTTGACCAAATGGGGTGAAGCTTTGATAGAGTTGTCAGCATTCCAAAATCCTAGGGATTCCAAGAAGATGATTGAAG ATGCACTTTCTAAGTTGGAGGAGGCTTTATTAATCAATCCAACAAAGCATTACACTCTTTGGTGCTTGGGGAATGCCCACACTTCTTGCGGATTTCTAACTCCCGATATCAGTGACGCACAGGGTGATTTTGACAAGGCCTATGAGTATTTTCAGAAAGCTGTGGATGTG GATCCTGAGAATGGTCTCTACAGAAAGTCCTTGGAAGTTGCTCTTAAG GCCCCAGAACTACACATGGAGATCCACAGAAATGGACTTGGGCTTGGTCAGATGAGTCATGAGGGGTCATTTGCTTCTTCAAAAGAAAAG GAATCTAAGAAGCAGAGAAGCAGTGAATTTAAATATGACGTGTTTGGATGGATTATTCTTGCAGTAGGTATAGTAGCATGGGTGGGAATGGCCAAATCTCACGTTCCACCACCACCTCCAAGATAA
- the LOC101509194 gene encoding nuclear transcription factor Y subunit C-1 produces MVVVMAEEEEKTLSIEPEFPRSRVKKIMTLDEDVKRVSSEALFLVSRSTELFLHLLAEKSAQVAIEKKRKTVKLEHIRIAVKRHRPISDFLLDSLPMPSETVKSDKPVQDADRPKSVPDGTRRIDHIFRKSEAQAQVEAQEPEPEPMEES; encoded by the coding sequence ATGGTTGTGGTTatggcagaggaagaagagaaaacgtTGTCGATTGAACCAGAATTTCCAAGGAGTAGAGTGAAGAAGATAATGACTCTTGATGAGGACGTGAAGAGAGTGAGTTCAGAAGCGTTGTTTCTGGTGTCGCGTTCTACGGAACTGTTTCTACATTTACTTGCTGAAAAGTCTGCACAAGTTGCGATTGAGAAGAAACGCAAGACGGTGAAGCTTGAACACATTAGAATCGCGGTGAAGAGGCATCGGCCGATAAGTGATTTTCTTCTCGATTCGCTTCCGATGCCTTCTGAAACTGTTAAATCCGATAAACCTGTGCAGGATGCTGATCGGCCTAAATCTGTTCCGGATGGTACTCGCCGTATTGATCATATCTTCCGAAAGTCAGAAGCCCAGGCCCAAGTTGAAGCTCAAGAACCCGAACCTGAACCCATGGAGGAGTCCTAG